In the Candidatus Hydrogenedentota bacterium genome, CATCCTGCGCTATTTGCCGCGATGTCGTTCGGGATTTCCCCACGGTTCTCAATGGTGTGGTATGAAATACAGCGCCGCGAATCAACGACCTGCGGCTGGACTATTGCGTCCGTTGGACACGCATCGATGCAGAGCTTGCAGCGGCCGCACTGGTCGGCTGCGGGCGAATCCGGCTCCAGTTCGACGGTCGTCAGGATAATCCCCAGGAAGAACCATGACCCCAGGTCGCGACGCAACACCAGGCTGTTCTTTCCCATCCAACCCAGACCTGCACGCACCGCCCATGCTTTCTCCATTACCGGGCCGCTGTCGATGCAACAATACGTTTGCGCACCTTCGGCCATCGCCGCGACTCGTTTCGCAAGCCCTCGCAACGGTTTCAGCAGGACCCGGTGGTAATCCCGGCCCCACGCATACCGAGATACCAAACCCGTTTGGGATTCGCGAGTCGGGCGCGGGGAGTAGTAGTTTCGCGCAACCACAACCACAGAGCGCGCACCAGGCAGTTTGAGCTGTGCGTTCTGGCGGAGTTCTCGGGAGGTTTCTATCCACTTCATATCCGCGTGGTACCCGAGCCTTAGCCACTCTCCCAGGCGATTATCCGGGTCTATTTCCCCGGCCAGCGCAACCCCACACGCGTCGAACCCGGCATCCGTCGCCGCGTCTTTTACTATCTGCGTAATCTCTGCTCTGGAATGGCTCTGCATCTTCCAAGTATAGCGCACGCCGCTTTAGCGTCCTTACCGTGCAGTTTGCCCCTCGTGCTATACTCTGCCGTTTAGATGCATTTATCGGAGGACTGTATGTTTGCGCGTATTGCTCCAACGTTCTTTGTCTCGATGATTCTCGCTATCTGTCCGATGGCGCGTGCCGCTGACTTTGACCTCACCTATTACCGGGGCGAGATCGGCAAATCGAATCAGAT is a window encoding:
- the queG gene encoding tRNA epoxyqueuosine(34) reductase QueG yields the protein MQSHSRAEITQIVKDAATDAGFDACGVALAGEIDPDNRLGEWLRLGYHADMKWIETSRELRQNAQLKLPGARSVVVVARNYYSPRPTRESQTGLVSRYAWGRDYHRVLLKPLRGLAKRVAAMAEGAQTYCCIDSGPVMEKAWAVRAGLGWMGKNSLVLRRDLGSWFFLGIILTTVELEPDSPAADQCGRCKLCIDACPTDAIVQPQVVDSRRCISYHTIENRGEIPNDIAANSAGWVFGCDICQEVCPWNKRVKLTTESEFHAREGHANPSLLHLENLTEDEFLDEFAGTPIMRAKLTGMRRNARMVREQISKKSRPVV